AGATCTCCTTTTACCAGCAACCAGATCGTTGAGAGATGCCACTAATGGTTTCATCAAAACAGATTCGCCATAAAGGGAAGCCATATAAGCTCTGGCAGCACCGGAGATCAAAAGACTTTCATGGTCACAACAATCAACGATGCAAGACTTCGAGCGACGACTCTTAATTCCAAGTCTTGTGAAAGTTTGGATCACTGCACGAGTTTGTGTCACTTCCCCATTTAATAATTCCAGAAGACGATCTTCTTCTGCTTCAATGGGGCGCCATCCAATTCTAGTCAAGGCCGACAGTGCATTAATCACGGCCTCAGTGTCACTGCACCCCAAGACATCAAAAAGAGCAGGGATGGATCTTGGATCTTTTCGTCGACCTAAAGCCTCAACAACCTTACGCCTGGTAATTCGGTCAAATAATTCGTCGACTTTGAGCTCATGCGTCGCTCGAATCAAAGCATCAAGCGTTTTATCACTATCAGAAAGCCCTAATCGAGTCGCTGCAAAATAGCGATCAGCTGGCCTTTCAACACAAGCTGTGTCAGCAAAAAGCAGCGAAAGAGCATCAGCCTCTGACAGTCCTTGCACTAAAACATCAAAACGCTCTGCCATAACCAAACAAATGGCTTGAGAAAAGCTATCAGAGAAAAATTCAAAATTTCTCAGAAAAAGCAACTCATAAAACTATTTTGAATAAAGCAGAAACCAATACTTTAAGAAAGAAAGCATCTCACAAATACAAGAAATAAACCACTGAAAAAGTCGAATTCACAAAAACACAATTGCACAAAACCATAAAAACTACTCAGCGCAACATAGCTCCACAAAAAAATATGGAGTCCTAGGCCCTAAAGGATAAAAAAACGATTTAAAGAACTACTTTGAGCGGCGATCGATCAATTCGATGAGATGAGCATCATGCTTATTACAAAACTCAGAAACGCACTCACGCAAGATATGACCGATAGAAACTGATTCGGTATAGCAGAGAAGCTTTAACTTCTTATGCAGATCGTCGCTGAGCTCAAATGTGACTCTTTTCATCTGCAGACAACTGACATGACAAGAGTGCGAAACACGGGAAAGTCCCTTATAAGCACATTTTAGTTGTTTTGATAAGAAATGGATACCGATGATCGTTCAGTTTACAAAGCTAAACAGCAGTATCAAATGGATCTGGTGTCGCCAGTCCTTGACCTGAAGAATCAAATGCTATGAGTGGCTACCGGAAACCAGGTCTTGAGCAACTTGCAAGACCAAAAATGAATCCAAAAGCACTAAGCATTTTGGAGCGTCTGACTTGGCAATTCTCCGAAACTATTGAAGTATCTCCGGGCATAGCGCCCCGCGTGCTTAAAACCATATCGAACAGCAACTTCACGAATCATGCTTTCTTCAGCGACCGACTGGTACTGACATCTCAATAAAGCTCGTCTTGACTCCTCCATACGTACTTGCATCATCATCTCAATAACTCCCATTCCAAAATTTTTCTGACAAACTCGATAAAGTGATGCTTGTGCAGTATCAAGAAATTGGCAGACATCACCCAATGTCATAGGAGCAGACATTTTCTCAGTATCATGAGCTAAACGAACAATCTCAGATAAAAGTGTATGATTTTTAGTTTCACCTTTTTTATAGGCACGTGACCTTCCATCTTCTAAACAACAAATAATGAGATCATAATACTTCGAGGGACTGGATATTCCAGATTGGAGATCTTTTCTTGCCAACCTTTTAAGCTGATTACTCAATTGATCCGAAACTTCCAGTCCCTTATTACTTGTCAGGTTTTGAATACCAACCTGAGCATTACAAGCAATCATTGCCTCCATCAACGAGGCTTTGTCGAGCATGCAAGCAGTCGAAGAACATAGTGGTGAATACTTTCCCCATGATCCACCCGGAGACCCATTGTAAGTATTCAAACCTCCAATACTGTTTGCTTTCATCTCATATCCCTCACAAAGTCCCATTGGAGCAACCGAATTTTTCAGTGGTGTGATCCAATTAAAATCAACTGACCAATCAGTTCCCCATCCCTCATAAAGAAGTGTTTTTGATGCCTTAATTTCCGCAATTGAAATGCCAGATGCCATCGAATGAGTCATGCTGTAACTCCCAGCCCCAGAATCAAACTGTGTAATTCTGGTCAGCTGCCCCAACTCATTCAGAGTTTCTGAGAGCTGAAGAGGATCTGAATAAGGTAGAGATAACTTCATTAGTTTCTGAACCTCAACAAATCAGAGACAAACACAGTCGGCTTACTTCCCTTTTCGATCGTTTCCTCTGGACTCTGGGAGAAAGTTTTGAAGTATAACCTTTTAAAGGTATTCCAATTCTTAAATCCATAATATTCAGAGTTGTTTTTCATTGTAAAATATCGCAAGCCTTTAGGAACATGTGGATTCAAATATGATTTTTTTACTTGTTCCAGTCTGATACTTTTGATCAGTTCAAGGATGCTCATATCGAAATTTGATCGGCAAACGTCGCTCAAAGACTTTTCTTCTGAATTAAGAAATTTAGTGATGTCACTAATACTCAGGGGAGGCAATCCCAGCCTATCTTCATGCAACAACTTGACCAGATCTTCAATCAGATCAGTTTTGTCTGATCGTTCCGTAATAAAATTATCGTGATCAGAGGATTCTTCAAGCGTTGCAATCGCAAGATCATAAAAACTTTGTCCGCACTTAAGGCCATATTCAAAATGCTTTTCGAATAGACGCTTCAACTGTTTGGTGCATTCACTTTCAGAATCAATGCCTATGCACTCTTCTAAACGTGCATAAGCGTTATAAGCATTCATTTGATCAATCTGCTCTTTTAATTTTTCCCACTTCAAGCTCATGCAGCACAAGACTGTGTTCGCGCCAACAATGTCCCATGTATTACCTCCCGCCTTATTCAAACGGTTGAATCCAGCAACGCTTAGATTTCGCATTTTATGGCCGCCAATAACAGTACTGGAGAACGAATCTCGTACTTGATCTCTAATCCAACAGAATGCAACTGAATTTTGATTAGCGTCTTCTTCATATAACAGTGTCTGATTAGACTTGAAAATTTCTAGATGAACATTCTTAATTGGAGCGCAAATTGAACTTGTTATAAGTTCTCCTTTGCTCAACTGTGTGACATTACATTTGAAATTCGATTTTGAATAATATTCAGCATAGTGATTCTGGCAGTGAGTCTCCATGCCAAGCAAGTCGCCAAAAACATATTCCCTTGCTTTCCTTGCCTTCATGTCCGGCGTGGAGCGATCCAAACAAATTTTTGTTCCGTAAATCTATAATGAAGATCTGCAGTCGTCAATCTTTGAGCAAACTTCGAAATCTGAAGACAACAATCTTCTAGCGAGATTCTGCGGAAATAAGCCAATACGTTACAGTTTTTATGGTTAAAGCCTTGTCCGCCGAGCGTTCGCAGCCAGTCTTGAACAATTAATTGTGCAAGAGCAGAACTCATAGTTGTGAGCTCGCGCCAGCAATAAGTGTAATTCTACGATTAGCCATTATTTAGGTCGCTTTTTCAAGTAAAAATGATTGAGATGCAATCATCAGATGAGCAAGTCTGCACTG
Above is a window of Synechococcus sp. BIOS-U3-1 DNA encoding:
- a CDS encoding AraC family transcriptional regulator; amino-acid sequence: MKARKAREYVFGDLLGMETHCQNHYAEYYSKSNFKCNVTQLSKGELITSSICAPIKNVHLEIFKSNQTLLYEEDANQNSVAFCWIRDQVRDSFSSTVIGGHKMRNLSVAGFNRLNKAGGNTWDIVGANTVLCCMSLKWEKLKEQIDQMNAYNAYARLEECIGIDSESECTKQLKRLFEKHFEYGLKCGQSFYDLAIATLEESSDHDNFITERSDKTDLIEDLVKLLHEDRLGLPPLSISDITKFLNSEEKSLSDVCRSNFDMSILELIKSIRLEQVKKSYLNPHVPKGLRYFTMKNNSEYYGFKNWNTFKRLYFKTFSQSPEETIEKGSKPTVFVSDLLRFRN
- a CDS encoding helix-turn-helix domain-containing protein — translated: MASGISIAEIKASKTLLYEGWGTDWSVDFNWITPLKNSVAPMGLCEGYEMKANSIGGLNTYNGSPGGSWGKYSPLCSSTACMLDKASLMEAMIACNAQVGIQNLTSNKGLEVSDQLSNQLKRLARKDLQSGISSPSKYYDLIICCLEDGRSRAYKKGETKNHTLLSEIVRLAHDTEKMSAPMTLGDVCQFLDTAQASLYRVCQKNFGMGVIEMMMQVRMEESRRALLRCQYQSVAEESMIREVAVRYGFKHAGRYARRYFNSFGELPSQTLQNA
- a CDS encoding HEAT repeat domain-containing protein — translated: MLFLRNFEFFSDSFSQAICLVMAERFDVLVQGLSEADALSLLFADTACVERPADRYFAATRLGLSDSDKTLDALIRATHELKVDELFDRITRRKVVEALGRRKDPRSIPALFDVLGCSDTEAVINALSALTRIGWRPIEAEEDRLLELLNGEVTQTRAVIQTFTRLGIKSRRSKSCIVDCCDHESLLISGAARAYMASLYGESVLMKPLVASLNDLVAGKRRSAVIDIGDSGDESLLPVLVRAPVSMSLRAKSFLQIVDANQTLSKAENQALFQQLLRDDPLLLDIRSEWECGPDPADIEQNLSHRDEARQYGAAASLMRINRSECIELIESMQERLWSDYVTHYYLSCLVGLRKISEKSNLIRSALAETTPQYTKSRIAAAWACVELKLYDQMDLLYELSSSAPWVPLRWTCQQALARLIEMQQLERAL